The following are encoded in a window of Alosa sapidissima isolate fAloSap1 chromosome 12, fAloSap1.pri, whole genome shotgun sequence genomic DNA:
- the LOC121724979 gene encoding retinoschisin-like isoform X2 — MKIKTRRVALLAILLLTQALIGVNTQEEEEQEEQEQEPEPEQEEEQEEPDIQEEESIETWTGRACTCDCEGGSPSGIPTFAPIATVAPPPPSRYFLECMPECPYHQALGFESGAVTSDQISCSKQEQYIGWFSSWTPEKARLNSQGYGCAWLSKFQDTSQWLQIDLKEVGVISGILTQGRCDADEWITKYSVQYRTDENLNWVYYKDTTGNNRVFYGNADRSSMVQNFLRPPIVARYIRLLPLGWHTRIAIRMELLMCLNKCA, encoded by the exons ATGAAGATCAAGACAAGACGAGTGGCCCTGTTGGCTATCCTGCTCTTAACCCAAG CGTTAATTGGAGTTAACACTCAGGAG gaggaagagcaggaggaaCAGGAACAGGAACCGGAACCAGAGCAGGAAGAAGAGCAAGAGGAGCCAGATATTCAAGAAGAGGAGTCCATCGAGACTTGGACAGGAAGGGCCTGCACGTGTGACTGCGAGGGGGGCTCCCCGTCCGGGATCCCCACCTTCGCACCCATCGCTACTGTGGCTCCGCCCCCACCCTCCCGCTACTTCCTGGAATGCATGCCAG AGTGTCCATACCACCAAGCCCTCGGCTTCGAGTCTGGCGCAGTGACTTCCGATCAAATCAGCTGCAGCAAACAAGAGCAGTACATCGGCTGGTTCTCTTCCTGGACTCCTGAAAAGGCTCGTCTTAACAGCCAAGGCTATGG GTGTGCATGGCTTTCAAAGTTCCAGGACACCAGCCAGTGGCTCCAGATTGACCTAAAGGAAGTGGGTGTGATTTCTGGCATCCTGACCCAGGGCCGCTGTGATGCGGACGAGTGGATAACCAAGTACAGCGTCCAGTACCGCACAGATGAGAACCTCAACTGGGTGTACTACAAGGACACAACAGGGAACAACAGG GTGTTCTACGGGAACGCAGACAGGTCCTCAATGGTGCAGAACTTCCTGCGCCCGCCAATCGTGGCACGCTACATCCGCCTGCTGCCCCTGGGCTGGCACACGCGCATTGCCATCCGCATGGAGCTGCTCATGTGCCTCAACAAGTGCGCCTGA
- the LOC121724979 gene encoding retinoschisin-like isoform X1 gives MDLCKLFCSLLLFALLLSIGLHFALIGVNTQEEEEQEEQEQEPEPEQEEEQEEPDIQEEESIETWTGRACTCDCEGGSPSGIPTFAPIATVAPPPPSRYFLECMPECPYHQALGFESGAVTSDQISCSKQEQYIGWFSSWTPEKARLNSQGYGCAWLSKFQDTSQWLQIDLKEVGVISGILTQGRCDADEWITKYSVQYRTDENLNWVYYKDTTGNNRVFYGNADRSSMVQNFLRPPIVARYIRLLPLGWHTRIAIRMELLMCLNKCA, from the exons ATGGATCTGTGCAAACTCTTTtgctctctgctcctctttGCGCTATTACTGTCGATAGGTCTCCATTTTG CGTTAATTGGAGTTAACACTCAGGAG gaggaagagcaggaggaaCAGGAACAGGAACCGGAACCAGAGCAGGAAGAAGAGCAAGAGGAGCCAGATATTCAAGAAGAGGAGTCCATCGAGACTTGGACAGGAAGGGCCTGCACGTGTGACTGCGAGGGGGGCTCCCCGTCCGGGATCCCCACCTTCGCACCCATCGCTACTGTGGCTCCGCCCCCACCCTCCCGCTACTTCCTGGAATGCATGCCAG AGTGTCCATACCACCAAGCCCTCGGCTTCGAGTCTGGCGCAGTGACTTCCGATCAAATCAGCTGCAGCAAACAAGAGCAGTACATCGGCTGGTTCTCTTCCTGGACTCCTGAAAAGGCTCGTCTTAACAGCCAAGGCTATGG GTGTGCATGGCTTTCAAAGTTCCAGGACACCAGCCAGTGGCTCCAGATTGACCTAAAGGAAGTGGGTGTGATTTCTGGCATCCTGACCCAGGGCCGCTGTGATGCGGACGAGTGGATAACCAAGTACAGCGTCCAGTACCGCACAGATGAGAACCTCAACTGGGTGTACTACAAGGACACAACAGGGAACAACAGG GTGTTCTACGGGAACGCAGACAGGTCCTCAATGGTGCAGAACTTCCTGCGCCCGCCAATCGTGGCACGCTACATCCGCCTGCTGCCCCTGGGCTGGCACACGCGCATTGCCATCCGCATGGAGCTGCTCATGTGCCTCAACAAGTGCGCCTGA